A single region of the Manihot esculenta cultivar AM560-2 chromosome 12, M.esculenta_v8, whole genome shotgun sequence genome encodes:
- the LOC110628146 gene encoding polyadenylate-binding protein 2, with amino-acid sequence MAQVQVPPQSQVSPPNGVASNGVNQFVSTSLYVGDLDHTVTETQLYDLFNQLGQVVSVRVCRDLTTRRSLGYGYVNYSNIHDAARALEMLNFTPVNGKPIRIMYSHRDPTIRKSGAGNIYIKNLDKAIDNKALHETFSTFGNILSCKVVTDSSGQSLGYGFVQFDNEESAKNAIDKLNGMLLNDKQVYVGPFLRKQERVSAIDKTRFNNVYVKNLSETTTEEDLKKIFGEYGNITSAVVMRDGDGKSKCFGFVNFENPDDAAQSVESLNGKIFDDKEWYVGKAQKKSEREIELKGQFEQTLKETVDKTEGLNLYVKNLDDSITDDKLKELFSEFGTITSCKVMRDPNGVSRGSGFVAFSTAEEASRALAEMNGKMVVSKPLYVALAQRKEERRARLQAQFSQMRPSAMGPAVGPRMPMYPPGTPGIGQQLFYGQGPPAILPPQPGFGYQQQLVPGMRPNFFVPMVQPGQQAQRPGGRRFGAGPVQPQQPLPLMQPQMLPRGRVYRYPPGRNMPDVPMPGLPGGMLPYDVGGVPFRDAAFSQPMQAGALATALANATPEQQRTLLGENLYPLVDQLEHENAAKVTGMLLEMDQTEVLHLLESPEALKAKVAEAMEVLRSVQQQQQVNSPTDHMASLSLNDNLVS; translated from the exons ATGGCTCAGGTTCAGGTGCCACCACAGTCTCAGGTTTCTCCCCCAAATGGGGTAGCAAGCAATGGAGTGAATCAGTTTGTGTCGACCTCGCTGTATGTTGGGGATCTTGACCACACTGTGACCGAAACTCAGCTCTATGATTTGTTTAATCAGCTGGGTCAGGTCGTATCGGTTCGGGTATGCAGGGACTTGACCACTAGAAGGTCTCTTGGTTATGGCTATGTCAATTATAGCAACATCCATGATG CTGCACGGGCATTAGAGATGCTCAACTTTACTCCTGTCAATGGCAAGCCAATTAGGATAATGTACTCTCATCGTGACCCTACTATTCGTAAAAGTGGTGCtggaaatatttatattaag AATTTGGACAAGGCAATTGACAACAAAGCTCTACATGAAACATTTTCGACATTCGGGAACATTTTATCTTGCAAAGTAGTAACTGATTCTTCGGGTCAGTCTTTAGGATATGGTTTTGTACAATTTGATAATGAAGAGTCTGCTAAAAATGCAATTGATAAATTGAATGGCATGTTATTGAATGACAAACAAGTTTATGTTGGACCTTTCCTCCGCAAACAGGAAAGAGTGTCTGCTATAGATAAGACAAGATTtaataatgtttatgtaaaGAATCTATCCGAGACAACAACTGAGGAGGATTTGAAGAAGATTTTTGGTGAATATGGAAATATTACTAGTGCAGTAGTTATGAGAGATGGCGATGGAAAGTCCAAATGTTTTGGTTTTGTCAATTTTGAGAATCCGGATGATGCAGCTCAATCTGTTGAGTCTCTTAATGGGaagatatttgatgataaggAGTGGTATGTTGGGAAAGCACAGAAAAAATCTGAAAGAGAAATTGAATTAAAAGGACAGTTTGAGCAAACTTTGAAGGAGACAGTTGACAAAACTGAGGGATTGAATCTATATGTTAAGAACCTAGATGATAGCATCACTGATGATAAGCTGAAGGAATTATTCTCGGAATTTGGTACAATAACATCATGCAAG GTTATGCGTGATCCAAATGGTGTAAGTAGAGGATCAGGCTTTGTTGCCTTCTCAACTGCTGAAGAGGCATCTCGAGCT CTTGCGGAGATGAATGGTAAAATGGTAGTTAGCAAACCATTATATGTTGCACTTGCACAAAGGAAAGAGGAACGGAGAGCAAGGTTGCAG GCACAGTTTTCTCAGATGCGCCCTTCTGCAATGGGCCCTGCAGTTGGTCCTCGTATGCCCATGTATCCTCCTGGAACTCCAGGAATTGGACAGCAACTATTCTATGGTCAAGGCCCTCCTGCTATCCTCCCTCCCCAG CCTGGGTTTGGGTATCAGCAGCAACTGGTTCCTGGAATGAGGCCAAATTTTTTCGTTCCAATGGTCCAACCAGGTCAGCAGGCTCAGCGCCCAGGAGGCCGTAGATTTGGAGCAGGGCCAGTTCAGCCTCAGCAACCACTTCCTCTGATGCAGCCACAG ATGCTTCCTAGGGGCCGTGTTTATCGTTATCCCCCTGGTCGCAACATGCCTGATGTTCCCATGCCTGGTCTTCCTGGAGGCATGCTTCCATATGATGTTGGGGGAGTGCCATTTAGGGATGCTGCATTTTCACAGCCTATGCAAGCTGGGGCTTTGGCCACTGCCCTTGCTAATGCGACACCTGAACAGCAGAGGACG TTGCTCGGGGAAAACTTGTATCCACTTGTAGACCAGTTGGAGCATGAGAATGCTGCTAAGGTGACAGGAATGCTGCTAGAGATGGATCAGACTGAGGTTTTGCACCTGCTGGAGTCTCCAGAAGCCCTGAAAGCTAAAGTTGCTGAGGCCATGGAGGTACTTAGAAGCgttcagcagcagcagcaggttAATAGTCCAACTGATCATATGGCCTCGCTCTCCCTAAATGACAATCTTGTTTCTTAA